A stretch of the Tachysurus fulvidraco isolate hzauxx_2018 chromosome 18, HZAU_PFXX_2.0, whole genome shotgun sequence genome encodes the following:
- the fga gene encoding fibrinogen alpha chain translates to MKLQLSVLCLCALILSASCEDEVSEVLKPRGPRPAESGFKADKCATEKEWPFCTDDEWGRKCPSGCRIQGLLDQTNHEILKKIEKIRNLLDEGKKLHRSTDVESKNTYNYLRESLVSSAGNDNRYSSLAEQLRQRIVELKINIDQQLRKLEDVKDQIKTQFLSIQRLEVDIDIKLRSCKGSCASSVTFSLDKGSYETLEKQLDRLDTLKVQSVETVSSLKVLKSRVLKDVNVPSIYKSATGGKESAAQKTFFGDVGQLQLSLEAEGSTAETAATVSKVSTGTGQTTPISTSRVTTQTLSCTQTVRKISVQTKDGVKERYETVRTGPGCDSISEVELLSAAKGGKELTSGSKSITTISRDDGDLGVYAGDFFKGLGSNGQDRKSFTSSTSSSSSSKTILSGGSKGFHVKTVLATSSPDFGDDLGEFFRGDIEDDVPDLHARSLKTRDDRKADFIGGDCVDIQQKHTAGGQSGLFKVKPADSEEVVEVYCDQATGLGGWVLIQQREDGSVNFNRTWDEYSVGFGKIDKHGKGELWIGNKILHLLTQKESVLRVELFDWAGNEVYAEYNIQVGSETEGFQLRVSSYTGDAGDALVQGQVNMSSFLSHTEMKFSTFDRDNDKWEKNCAEIYGGGWWYNNCQSANLNGIYYKGGKYDAASTIPYEAENGVVWLPFKPADYSLKVVRMKIRPL, encoded by the exons ATGAAGCTTCAGTTGTCTGTTCTCTGCCTGTGTGCGCTCATTCTTTCTGCCTCG TGTGAGGATGAAGTGTCTGAAGTCCTGAAACCTAGAGGACCTCGTCCTGCCGAATCTGGCTTCAAGGCAGATAAATGTGCTACAGAGAAAGAGTGGCCCTTCTGCACGGACGACGAATGG GGCAGAAAATGTCCATCTGGCTGCAGAATTCAAGGCCTTCTGGATCAAACTAACCATGAGATCCTCAAAAAGATTGAGAAGATTCGCAATCTTCTTGACGAGGGAAAGAAATTGCATAGATCTACAGATGTGGAGTCCAAAAACACGTACAACTACCTGAGAGAGAGCCTCGTGTCCAGCGCAG GTAATGATAACAGATATTCCTCTCTGGCTGAACAGCTGAGGCAGAGGATAGTTGAACTGAAGATAAATATTGACCAGCAGCTGAGAAAGCTGGAGGATGTTAAAGATCAAATCAAAACTCAGTTCCTCAGTATCCAGCGTCTGGAG GTCGACATTGACATCAAGCTGCGCAGCTGTAAAGGTTCCTGTGCCAGCTCTGTTACCTTCTCTTTGGACAAGGGCAGCTATGAAACTCTGGAAAAGCAGCTGGACCGCCTGGATACCTTAAAGGTCCAGAGTGTGGAGACTGTCAGTTCCTTGAAGGTACTAAAGAGCAGGGTACTGAAAGACGTAAATGTGCCATCTATCTACAAGTCTGCAACCGGTGGAAAAGAAAGTGCTGCACAGAAGACCTTCTTCGGTGATGTAGGCCAGCTTCAGCTCTCCCTGGAGGCTGAGGGCTCCACAGCAGAAACGGCCGCCACCGTCAGCAAAGTCAGCACAGGTACGGGCCAAACCACACCCATCTCTACATCACGAGTCACCACCCAAACCCTCAGCTGCACCCAGACCGTACGCAAGATATCAGTGCAAACCAAAGACGGTGTTAAGGAAAGGTATGAGACGGTCAGAACCGGGCCAGGGTGTGACAGCATTTCTGAAGTAGAGCTCCTGAGTGCAGCTAAGGGTGGTAAAGAACTGACATCCGGTTCAAAATCCATCACCACAATCAGCCGTGATGACGGAGACCTCGGTGTGTATGCTGGAGACTTCTTTAAAGGACTCGGTTCTAACGGACAGGACCGTAAGTCCTTCACATCCTCtacttcttcctcttcctcctccaaaACTATCCTTTCGGGTGGGAGCAAAGGTTTTCACGTTAAGACCGTCTTGGCAACTTCTTCACCTGATTTCGGTGATGACCTTGGGGAGTTCTTTCGTGGAGATATAGAAGATGATGTTCCTGATCTACATGCTCGCAGTTTGAAGACCCGCGACGATCGCAAAGCTGATTTTATTGGCGGAG ATTGTGTTGATATCCAGCAGAAGCACACCGCAGGCGGTCAGAGCGGCCTGTTCAAAGTAAAGCCGGCCGACTCGGAGGAGGTAGTGGAGGTTTACTGTGACCAGGCCACAGGTTTGGGGGGCTGGGTTCTGATCCAGCAGAGGGAGGATGGGTCTGTTAACTTCAACCGCACATGGGATGAGTATAGTGTCGGGTTTGGGAAGATAGACAAGCATGGAAAGGGTGAGCTTTGGATTGGGAACAAAATCTTACATCTCCTTACTCAGAAAGAAAGTGTTCTGAGAGTGGAGCTGTTCGACTGGGCAGGAAACGAGGTGTACGCAGAATACAACATCCAAGTGGGCTCAGAGACAGAGGGGTTTCAGTTAAGAGTTTCATCTTACACAGGAGACGCAGGAGATGCTCTGGTGCAGGGTCAAGTTAACATGAGTTCCTTCCTTTCACACACTGAGATGAAGTTTAGCACGTTTGACCGAGACAATGACAAGTGGGAGAAGAACTGTGCTGAGATCTATGGGGGTGGGTGGTGGTACAATAACTGCCAGTCTGCCAACCTTAATGGGATTTACTACAAGGGAGGAAAGTACGATGCTGCTAGCACAATTCCCTATGAGGCGGAGAATGGAGTTGTGTGGCTGCCTTTTAAACCAGCTGATTATTCCCTTAAAGTGGTCAGAATGAAGATTAGACCTCTCTGA
- the fgb gene encoding fibrinogen beta chain, with protein MKLLLFLTVCVCVALTRAVSDYDDPDDAEVKTTQSTGVYKDPRGHRPLNRGREVYTPVVAPPPVSGRGRYGPRPSTTTETKPEEEKKEIPDSGGCIHASETMGVLCPTGCELKTALLKQEQDVRPTVALLKRDVEILSQTSNTVYRYVEDLSTEITERQRINNGNGDLVSRYTDDLEVQHAYVKETVDVTFPQNIKILQAVLEKLRDKIQRMEKAVTDQKLKCAEPCVVSCPIPVVSGKDCEDVYRNGGETSEMYFIRPEASHTPYKVYCDQTTQNGGWLLIQNRLDGSVDFGRRWDDYKRGFGNVAFDVGKGYCETPGEYWLGNDRISQITKTGPTEVLIEMQDWTGTKTYAQYQQFTVQGEASNYMVAVDKYSGTAGNTFITGATELFGVNRTMTIHNGMMFSTYDRDNDRWVPGDPSKQCSKEDGGGWWYNACHSANPNGRYYWGGAYTKNMAKHGTDDGIVWMNWKGSWYSLKAISMKIRPFFALK; from the exons ATGAagcttctcctcttcctcactgtgtgtgtgtgtgtagctctgacTCGGGCCGTTAGTGATTATGATGATCCTGATGATGCA gaaGTAAAAACAACCCAG tCCACAGGTGTATACAAAGATCCTCGAGGTCACAGACCTCTAAACCGAGGACGTGAAGTTTACACCCCTGTTGTTGCCCCACCACCTGTTAGTGGACGAGGACGTTACGGACCGAGACCCTCTACGACAACAGAAACAAAGcctgaggaggagaagaaggaaattCCCGACAGTGGAGGATGTATTCATGCTTCAGAGACAATG GGTGTCCTCTGTCCTACGGGCTGTGAACTGAAAACAGCTTTACTGAAGCAGGAGCAGGACGTTAGACCCACGGTGGCTCTGCTGAAGAGAGACGTAGAGATCCTGTCACAGACATCCAACACTGTGTACAGATACGTGGAGGATCTGAGCACAGAGatcacagagagacaaaggATCAACAATG GTAATGGCGATTTGGTTAGTCGCTACACAGATGACCTTGAGGTCCAGCATGCATATGTGAAAGAAACAGTGGATGTCACATTTCCACAGAACATTAAAATCCTTCAGGCAGTTCTGGAGAAACTGCGGGACAAGATCCAGCGTATGGAGAAAGCTGTCACTGATCAGAAGTTGAAGTGTGCTGAGCCGTGTGTGGTGTCCTGCCCCATCCCGGTGGTCTCTGGAAAAGACTGCGAGGATGTTTACAGGAATGGAGGAGAAACTTCTGAGATGTACTTCATACGCCCAgaagcctcacacacaccatacaagGTCTACTGTGATCAGACAACCCAGAACGGAG GCTGGCTGCTCATACAGAACCGCCTGGACGGGAGCGTGGACTTCGGCCGGCGATGGGATGATTACAAGAGAGGTTTTGGAAACGTTGCTTTTGATGTTGGGAAAGGTTACTGCGAAACTCCTG GTGAGTACTGGCTCGGTAATGACCGCATCAGTCAGATCACTAAGACAGGCCCGACTGAGGTTCTGATCGAGATGCAGGACTGGACAGGCACCAAGACCTACGCTCAGTACCAGCAGTTCACTGTACAAGGCGAGGCCTCGAACTACATGGTGGCCGTGGACAAATACTCCGGAACAGCAGGAAACACCTTCATCACCGGGGCAACAGAGCTGTTTGGTGTTAATCGCACCATGACCATCCACAATGGCATGATGTTCAGCACCTACGACAGAGACAATGATCGCTG GGTACCTGGTGACCCGTCCAAGCAGTGTTCAAAAGAAGATGGTGGTGGGTGGTGGTACAACGCCTGTCATTCAGCTAATCCTAACGGCCGATACTACTGGGGTGGAGCTTACACAAAGAACATGGCCAAGCATGGAACAGATGACGGCATCGTGTGGATGAACTGGAAGGGCTCGTGGTACTCACTCAAGGCCATCAGCATGAAGATTAGaccattttttgctttaaaataa
- the si:dkeyp-75b4.10 gene encoding ladderlectin has protein sequence MKIFIVFVLITLDLSACSVINPKTCPEGWTGFGRKCYRYVSDAKPWAEAERYCQDLGGNLASVHSNQTQSLLKRMGKMFGSYKRTWIGGQDATQDSLWLWSDGSVFDFSAWHSGEPNHAGHQEHCVEMNYGDEVLWNDAECKTNLYFVCQRAPNNCRSL, from the exons ATGAAgatttttattgtctttgtcCTTATTACACTGGACCTCAGTGCATGTTCTGTAATAA ATCCAAAAACATGCCCAGAAGGTTGGACAGGATTTGGGAGAAAGTGCTATAGATATGTCAGTGACGCCAAGCCCTGGGCCGAAGCCGAG CGGTATTGTCAGGATTTGGGAGGAAACCTTGCGTCAGTACACAGCAACCAAACTCAGTCTCTCCTTAAGAGAATGGGGAAGATGTTCGGCAGCTACAAACGCACCTGGATCGGAGGTCAGGATGCAACTCAG GATTCCTTGTGGCTGTGGAGCGACGGCTCAGTGTTCGATTTTAGTGCGTGGCATTCAGGAGAGCCGAATCACGCAGGACACCAAGAACACTGCGTAGAGATGAATTACGGAG ATGAAGTCCTGTGGAACGACGCCGAGTGCAAGACAAACCTTTACTTTGTGTGTCAGAGAGCACCAAACAACTGTAGGAGCTTATAA
- the trim2b gene encoding tripartite motif-containing protein 2, translating to MEAQQGSPDSSSEECTILEAFPGKGTDCSQHKGKALAFYCLLCESAVCEECVFGEHADHPTDSLQKIVDQQQTALHESLNAAQNRLPQIRDAVLLLKDILQQLSSQKNSIEEDIHSSFSELHKTLDTRKSVLLMELEVTYGLKQKVLQKQLETLLREEADICSNCSQTGEALDGASEAVVLQTHKDFGERLSELASQGLPLQPEENDQLELMMEVEGLRKSIHNLGAIITTNAVASQTEASGEGLEQCIVGQPTSVIITTRDKSGGLCKSGNAVISGEVFTPDGSVMDGEILDHKNGMYEFLYTLHKEGDFSLALRLYDQHIKGSPFRLKVTNSPDDSPTTTSGANAASTGSSDGGARRRSAKSPGSRSRQKGVRRGGSLFSTPKKKVNPIEDDLIFRIGTKGRNKGEFTNLQGVAATPGSILIADSNNQCVQIFSNEGEFQSRFGIRGRTPGQLQRPTGVAVHPNGDIIIADYDNKWVSIFSSDGKYKAKLGSGRLMGPKGVSVDQNGHVIVVDNKACMVFIFQPSGKLVTKFGSRGNGDKQFAGPHFAAVNNNNEIIVTDFHNHSVKVFSAEGEFLLKFGSNGEGNGQFNAPTGVAVDINGNIIVADWGNSRIQVFDGSGSFLSYINTAADPLYGPQGLALTSDGHVVVADSGNHCFKVYRYLQ from the exons ATGGAGGCACAGCAAGGTTCTCCAGACAGCAGCAGTGAGGAATGTACCATTCTGGAGGCTTTTCCTGGAAAAGGAACAGATTGCTCTCAACATAAAGGAAAA gCCCTTGCATTTTACTGTCTGCTGTGTgagagtgctgtgtgtgaggagtgtgtattCGGGGAACATGCCGACCACCCGACAGATTCACTGCAAAAAATTGTGGATCAACAACAAACAGCTTTACATGAGAGCCTAAACGCAGCTCAGAACAG ACTTCCCCAGATCAGAGATGCTGTACTGTTGCTGAAAGATATTCTGCAGCAGCTAAGCTCTCAGAAGAACTCTATCGAGGAGGATATTCACTCTTCCTTTAGCGAGCTGCACAAGACCTTGGATACACGTAAGAGTGTCCTTCTCATGGAGTTAGAGGTCACCTATGGATTAAAGCAGAAG GTACTACAGAAACAGTTAGAGACACTGCTTAGAGAGGAGGCTGATATCTGCAGTAACTGTAGTCAGACAGGAGAGGCATTGGATGGAGCAAGTGAGGCTGTTGTTCTGCAGACTCATAAAGACTTTGGAGAGCGACTGAGTGAGCTGGCCAGTCAGGGACTTCCTCTCCAGCCTGAGGAGAACGATCAGCTGGAGCTCATGATGGAAGTAGAAGGACTTCGCAAGTCCATACACAACCTGGGTGCCATTATCACCACCAACGCAGTGGCCAGTCAGACTGAGGCTTCAGGAGAAGGCCTTGAGCAATGCATTGTAGGTCAGCCAACCTCCGTCATCATAACAACCAGAGACAAGTCAGGGGGCCTGTGTAAGTCGGGCAATGCCGTCATCTCAGGAGAAGTCTTCACACCAGATGGCAGTGTCATGGATGGAGAGATTTTGGACCATAAGAATGGCATGTATGAGTTCCTGTACACGTTGCACAAGGAGGGGGACTTCAGTCTGGCACTGAGACTGTATGATCAGCACATCAAGGGAAGCCCCTTCCGTCTGAAGGTCACCAACTCTCCAGACGATTCTCCAACCACCACGTCTGGGGCCAACGCTGCTTCCACGGGCTCCAGTGATGGTGGTGCGAGGAGACGGAGTGCCAAGTCCCCTGGTAGCAGGAGTCGACAGAAGGGGGTGCGGAGAGGTGGGAGCTTGTTCAGCACACCCAAGAAGAAAGTAAATCCCATTGAAGATGATCTTATTTTTAGAATCG gaacaaaaggaagaaataaaggTGAATTCACCAATCTACAGGGTGTAGCTGCTACACCAGGGAGTATCCTGATTGCAGACAGTAATAATCAGTGTGTGCAG ATCTTCTCCAATGAGGGCGAGTTTCAGAGCAGGTTTGGAATTCGCGGGCGAACGCCAGGGCAGCTGCAGAGGCCCACTGGTGTCGCTGTTCATCCCAATGGTGACATCATCATCGCTGACTATGATAACAAGTGGGTCAGCATCTTCTCCAGTGATGGCAAATACAAA GCTAAGCTGGGTTCTGGTAGGCTGATGGGTCCTAAGGGCGTCTCTGTGGATCAGAATGGTCACGTTATCGTGGTGGACAACAAGGCCTGCATGGTGTTCATCTTCCAGCCCAGTGGGAAACTTGTAACCAAGTTTGGCAGCAGAGGAAATGGTGACAAACAGTTTGCag GACCCCATTTTGCTGCAgtcaacaataataatgaaataattgtcACTGACTTTCACAATCATTCAGTCAAG GTGTTCAGTGCTGAAGGGGAGTTCCTGCTCAAATTCGGTTCAAACGGTGAAGGAAACGGACAGTTTAACGCTCCCACAGGTGTCGCAGTGGACATTAACGGGAACATCATCGTAGCTGACTGGGGGAACAGTCGCATACAG GTGTTTGATGGAAGTGGTTCTTTTCTGTCTTACATCAACACAGCGGCAGATCCTCTTTATGGGCCGCAGGGTCTCGCCCTGACCTCTGATGGCCACGTTGTCGTGGCCGACTCCGGAAATCACTGTTTTAAGGTGTACCGTTACCTTCAGTGA
- the rnf175 gene encoding RING finger protein 175 isoform X1 — protein MAELHAQEDLSKMSYRENWKVQHERLHVQHRGHEAMHAEMVLILIATLVVAQIVLVQWKQRHCRSYTFVTLLQMWVVPLYFTVKLYWWRFLSTWGMFSIITSYIIFRATRKPLSGRTPRMVYKWFLLIYKLSYAVGVLGYLAIMFTLFGFNVFFRIRAEDSMDVGVVMLFYGLYYGVMGRDFAEICSDYMASTLGYYNLGGMPSRSLCHDICAVCGQKTLVEVDEEGVMEDTYQLSCSHVFHEFCIRGWCIVGKKQTCPYCNEKVDLKRMMNNPWERTHVLYGQLLDWLRYLVAWQPIIIGFVHGINFSLGLE, from the exons CTTTCCAAAATGTCCTACAGAGAAAACTGGAA AGTACAGCATGAGCGACTGCATGTGCAGCACCGTGGTCATGAGGCCATGCACGCTGAGATGGTCCTGATTCTCATCGCCACACTGGTGGTGGCTCAGATTGTTCTGGTCCAGTGGAAACAAAGACACTGCAGATCTTACACA tttgtgacCCTCCTACAGATGTGGGTGGTTCCTCTCTACTTCACTGTGAAGCTGTACTGGTGGCGTTTTTTGTCCACATGGGGCATGTTCTCCATCATCACCAGCTACATCATATTCAGAGCCACACGTAAACCTCTGTCTGGGAGAACACCCAG GATGGTTTATAAATGGTTCCTGCTCATTTACAAGCTGAGCTACGCTGTCGGAGTCCTCGGATACCTGGCCATCATGTTTACTTTGTTTGGCTTCAATGTGTTTTTTAG GATCAGGGCAGAGGACTCGATGGATGTGGGCGTGGTCATGCTCTTCTACGGACTGTACTATGGAGTGATGGGACGAGACTTTGCTGAAATCTGCTCGGACTACATGGCGTCTACTCTCGGG tactATAACCTGGGTGGAATGCCGTCTCGGAGCCTGTGCCATGATATCTGTGCTGTTTGTGGACAGAAGACTTTAGTGGAGGTGGATGAGGAGGGCGTGATGGAGGACACCTACCAGCTGTCCTGCAGTCATGT ATTTCATGAGTTCTGTATTCGCGgctggtgcattgtgggtaagaAGCAGACGTGTCCATACTGCAATGAGAAAGTGGACCTGAAGAGAATGATGAACAATCC CTGGGAGCGAACACACGTCCTGTACGGTCAGCTGCTCGACTGGCTCAGGTACCTGGTTGCCTGGCAACCGATCATCATCGGCTTCGTGCACGGGATCAATTTTTCACTTGGTCTGGAGTGA
- the rnf175 gene encoding RING finger protein 175 isoform X2: MSYRENWKVQHERLHVQHRGHEAMHAEMVLILIATLVVAQIVLVQWKQRHCRSYTFVTLLQMWVVPLYFTVKLYWWRFLSTWGMFSIITSYIIFRATRKPLSGRTPRMVYKWFLLIYKLSYAVGVLGYLAIMFTLFGFNVFFRIRAEDSMDVGVVMLFYGLYYGVMGRDFAEICSDYMASTLGYYNLGGMPSRSLCHDICAVCGQKTLVEVDEEGVMEDTYQLSCSHVFHEFCIRGWCIVGKKQTCPYCNEKVDLKRMMNNPWERTHVLYGQLLDWLRYLVAWQPIIIGFVHGINFSLGLE, from the exons ATGTCCTACAGAGAAAACTGGAA AGTACAGCATGAGCGACTGCATGTGCAGCACCGTGGTCATGAGGCCATGCACGCTGAGATGGTCCTGATTCTCATCGCCACACTGGTGGTGGCTCAGATTGTTCTGGTCCAGTGGAAACAAAGACACTGCAGATCTTACACA tttgtgacCCTCCTACAGATGTGGGTGGTTCCTCTCTACTTCACTGTGAAGCTGTACTGGTGGCGTTTTTTGTCCACATGGGGCATGTTCTCCATCATCACCAGCTACATCATATTCAGAGCCACACGTAAACCTCTGTCTGGGAGAACACCCAG GATGGTTTATAAATGGTTCCTGCTCATTTACAAGCTGAGCTACGCTGTCGGAGTCCTCGGATACCTGGCCATCATGTTTACTTTGTTTGGCTTCAATGTGTTTTTTAG GATCAGGGCAGAGGACTCGATGGATGTGGGCGTGGTCATGCTCTTCTACGGACTGTACTATGGAGTGATGGGACGAGACTTTGCTGAAATCTGCTCGGACTACATGGCGTCTACTCTCGGG tactATAACCTGGGTGGAATGCCGTCTCGGAGCCTGTGCCATGATATCTGTGCTGTTTGTGGACAGAAGACTTTAGTGGAGGTGGATGAGGAGGGCGTGATGGAGGACACCTACCAGCTGTCCTGCAGTCATGT ATTTCATGAGTTCTGTATTCGCGgctggtgcattgtgggtaagaAGCAGACGTGTCCATACTGCAATGAGAAAGTGGACCTGAAGAGAATGATGAACAATCC CTGGGAGCGAACACACGTCCTGTACGGTCAGCTGCTCGACTGGCTCAGGTACCTGGTTGCCTGGCAACCGATCATCATCGGCTTCGTGCACGGGATCAATTTTTCACTTGGTCTGGAGTGA